The following proteins come from a genomic window of Phycisphaeraceae bacterium:
- a CDS encoding ShlB/FhaC/HecB family hemolysin secretion/activation protein yields MKLKTQVGAVLVGVTVASSPLSAKVESKAPPESPGAATPWRDEADDMVYVVSSFVPRYLRDHPQLPDPDSVLDTTVRLSRDGDIFTAPAKEGSAEKIRLRDLNGSPHSFRASALQTILEAIRDQYLAKNYMGVFVAPDPFEINQEGQDLRPADNQSLRLVITVGIVNQLRTLASGARVDPDERVDNKAHARIRRQSPIQPVQPGQDAADNKSTRTDLLRRDRLDDYVHWLSRHPGRRADVALSPSAEPGGVTLDYLVTENKPWSVYAQVSNTGTKETSRWRERFGAFHNQLTGNDDILSIDYVTAGFEDTQGVTVSYDSPIGDSRRFRYRLFGAWSEFTATDVGFAADTFEGESWNAGGELTWNFYQHRDLFLDAVAGARFENVKVSNSLPGSVSGEEDFLFPYVGLRLDQQAEWHTTRGAITAEWMDGGTTGVSRDQIDNLGRPLPDRSWTVLRVDLSHSVYLEPLLFHQTWEDPNSPHATLAHEVYFAFRGQYTFDYRLIPQQEEAIGGFYSVRGYPESAVAGDSVFVGTAEYRYHVPRAFKVQEEPGKLFGKPFRYAPQYPYGTPDWDLLLRAFVDVGRVKTNDGESLGEFNATLVGSGIGAELTIKRNLSLRLDWGIVLKDVDELGIDAGSSRLHFVATILY; encoded by the coding sequence ATGAAGCTCAAAACGCAGGTGGGAGCGGTGCTGGTTGGCGTTACGGTCGCCAGTTCGCCGCTCTCTGCAAAAGTTGAATCGAAAGCGCCTCCCGAATCTCCCGGCGCTGCGACCCCCTGGCGCGACGAAGCCGACGACATGGTTTATGTCGTCAGCAGCTTCGTTCCGCGATACCTGCGCGATCATCCCCAGCTCCCTGATCCGGATAGTGTTCTGGATACGACCGTCAGACTGTCACGCGACGGCGACATTTTCACGGCCCCTGCCAAAGAAGGTTCCGCAGAAAAAATCCGATTGCGTGACTTGAACGGCAGCCCGCACTCATTCCGCGCCAGCGCGTTGCAAACTATCCTCGAAGCCATCCGCGATCAATATCTGGCGAAAAATTACATGGGGGTATTCGTCGCACCTGACCCCTTCGAAATCAATCAGGAAGGTCAGGACCTCCGCCCTGCTGACAACCAATCGCTGCGGCTGGTGATCACCGTTGGCATCGTAAATCAATTACGGACCTTGGCTTCGGGCGCACGGGTCGATCCCGACGAACGGGTGGACAATAAAGCCCACGCCCGGATACGCAGGCAGTCACCCATCCAACCGGTCCAACCGGGTCAAGACGCTGCCGACAACAAATCCACACGCACCGACCTGCTCCGCCGCGACCGGCTTGACGATTACGTTCACTGGCTCAGCCGTCATCCCGGTCGGCGTGCGGACGTGGCACTATCGCCCTCGGCCGAGCCGGGCGGTGTGACGCTCGACTACCTCGTCACGGAAAATAAGCCCTGGTCGGTGTACGCGCAGGTCTCCAATACCGGCACGAAAGAGACCAGCCGATGGCGCGAGCGGTTCGGCGCGTTTCACAACCAGCTCACGGGTAACGATGACATTCTCAGCATCGACTACGTTACGGCCGGCTTCGAGGATACGCAGGGCGTCACGGTGTCCTACGACTCGCCGATCGGTGACAGCCGCCGATTCCGCTACCGTTTATTCGGTGCGTGGAGTGAGTTCACCGCGACCGATGTCGGGTTCGCCGCGGACACGTTCGAGGGTGAGAGTTGGAATGCCGGCGGTGAACTGACGTGGAACTTTTATCAGCATCGCGATCTCTTTCTCGACGCCGTGGCCGGTGCGCGATTTGAAAACGTCAAAGTCTCCAACAGTCTGCCCGGTTCCGTTTCGGGAGAGGAAGACTTCCTCTTTCCTTACGTCGGCCTGCGCCTCGACCAGCAAGCGGAGTGGCATACCACGCGAGGCGCTATCACTGCCGAGTGGATGGACGGCGGTACGACTGGTGTCAGCAGAGATCAGATCGACAACCTCGGCCGTCCCTTACCCGACCGAAGCTGGACAGTGCTGCGCGTCGATCTGTCTCATTCAGTTTATCTTGAGCCGCTGCTGTTTCATCAGACGTGGGAAGACCCCAACTCACCGCACGCGACGTTGGCACATGAAGTTTATTTCGCCTTCCGGGGGCAATATACCTTTGACTACCGCCTGATCCCTCAACAGGAGGAGGCCATCGGCGGGTTTTATTCGGTGCGTGGTTACCCGGAGTCAGCCGTCGCGGGAGATTCGGTGTTTGTCGGCACGGCTGAGTACCGTTATCACGTTCCTCGTGCATTCAAGGTGCAGGAGGAGCCGGGCAAACTTTTTGGCAAGCCGTTCCGCTACGCGCCGCAATATCCCTATGGCACGCCGGACTGGGATTTGCTTTTACGTGCTTTTGTGGATGTCGGCCGCGTGAAAACCAATGATGGCGAGAGTCTGGGGGAGTTTAACGCCACGCTGGTCGGCAGCGGTATCGGTGCGGAACTGACGATCAAGCGAAACCTCAGCCTGCGGCTCGACTGGGGCATTGTTCTCAAGGATGTGGATGAGTTGGGGATCGACGCTGGATCGAGCAGGCTGCACTTTGTTGCTACGATCCTCTATTGA
- a CDS encoding filamentous hemagglutinin N-terminal domain-containing protein, with protein sequence MARKNSKQGRPSGNGSKQGMAGATSRQKAAWTFKRLLAGAGAVSLLTGHVKAAPQNAQVVAGSASVAQQGNVTTIQAGNNAIIQYSQFNIAPHETVRFVQPSAQSRVLNRVTGQSPSQIAGTLSSNGIVYLVNPRGVYFLQGSAVNVGGLYAAAGNLSNADFLSGNNFFRNLAGQVVNEGSLQGRAIHLVGNAVANRGSIVSDAGVVTMVAGGEVYLKEQGSRITVKVDGREITDQPRPASGGAKPNISGDPAVENTGSVRARRGRIVLGAGDMYSLAVRNSGSLQADGGTINVAATGGAVVNDGRIAAGSTAQASGEVIVQGPAVVNGGEISADASDGAARTGRVAVTSDTHTYLLDGSRISAAGKQTPAAGGEVLVHSYHGTTSVAPRAVIDASGGTTGAGGSVEVSGQALAIHGFIDLRGGDGASAGQLLIDPLDLIIGDTGSQDALLADRQIDFAEPDTTSLTTVSDEALEAITGSITLQATRDLVVNQTVDLTKNNDVTLEAGRHLTLNAPINGARNFTARSDSDGNADGDLTINVALTSIGRAALFSGNRIFLNGATIATGRTQQFIGDVTLGADTVLSATGTRFENRLDSDVTPRSLTVNASTYFGGPVGNTAPLSSLLVQGAANFYGGRVTTLGAQTYREATVGNDTVLTGTTIHFRDAVNGDIGAEGLRVEGNAIFDGTVGETRLLKNVFVTGTTDLNGGLVHTVDDQDYIGAVTLGRDNSLISNSGDIRFTSTIDGPYSLGVFARLGNIRLGDTVGGATKLASLELAAGPLITIDAPLVQAVGDIIMNRDGKSAIPTVATIAAPSGDLLIHSDAGDFLVGPNEKITNIGALTIDLPGTGATATIGDLNSLGDMRINASNILLRLRNASTLLNSTGAMDTDAGVDIVTGGRLFFSSVPSTTGAGGVPRIGSPDGAAGDMSGTLSGIGVTKIAPLTTDRFTYNGTVLDLRVVPLSDPPPVPPPTPTGATSRLADSLPGSSGPIPFVDRVLRDVLLGPPGRYSLSQEVALPTRSLRGFEVAQVLSGRELYNDLGAPRADEPDANAAGHDVAIHRIRRQTAMRLIAEYSELFALRDDGSVNPGLASLREAWQAFHQQPDGPADTKAFRAFMTRETQYRDALAYFERVNGFFNDLNLVGITPAERKAVIARVREKMLPPTQVAARPETDTVFQR encoded by the coding sequence ATGGCACGGAAAAACTCGAAACAGGGACGGCCTTCAGGAAACGGCAGCAAGCAAGGAATGGCCGGGGCAACTTCGCGTCAGAAAGCGGCTTGGACGTTCAAGCGTCTGCTCGCCGGAGCCGGCGCGGTCAGTCTGCTGACCGGCCACGTCAAGGCCGCACCTCAAAACGCGCAGGTTGTCGCCGGATCGGCCTCGGTAGCCCAGCAGGGCAATGTCACCACGATCCAGGCCGGTAATAACGCGATCATCCAGTATTCGCAGTTCAACATCGCGCCGCATGAGACGGTGCGATTCGTGCAGCCATCCGCCCAGTCGCGCGTGCTCAACCGGGTTACCGGCCAGTCCCCCAGTCAAATCGCCGGCACGCTTAGTTCCAACGGCATCGTTTATCTCGTCAATCCGCGCGGCGTGTACTTTCTGCAAGGCTCGGCGGTGAATGTCGGCGGCCTGTACGCGGCGGCGGGGAATCTTTCCAACGCTGATTTTCTTTCCGGCAACAATTTCTTCCGCAATCTGGCCGGCCAGGTCGTCAACGAAGGATCACTCCAGGGACGCGCGATACATCTGGTCGGTAACGCGGTCGCCAATCGTGGTTCCATCGTCAGCGATGCGGGCGTGGTCACGATGGTGGCTGGCGGTGAGGTGTATCTCAAGGAGCAAGGCAGCCGCATTACGGTGAAGGTGGACGGCAGGGAGATCACAGATCAGCCGCGACCAGCCAGCGGCGGTGCCAAACCAAACATCAGCGGCGATCCGGCGGTGGAGAATACCGGCAGCGTTCGCGCCAGACGAGGCAGAATCGTGCTTGGTGCGGGCGACATGTACTCGCTGGCAGTACGCAACTCAGGGAGCCTCCAGGCTGACGGAGGAACGATCAACGTCGCGGCAACCGGCGGCGCGGTGGTCAATGATGGTCGCATCGCAGCCGGCTCAACCGCGCAGGCTTCAGGTGAGGTGATCGTGCAGGGGCCGGCCGTCGTCAATGGCGGGGAGATTTCCGCCGATGCTTCGGACGGTGCCGCACGAACCGGACGAGTAGCGGTCACCAGCGATACGCACACTTATCTGCTTGACGGCAGCCGCATCTCCGCCGCCGGGAAGCAAACCCCTGCGGCAGGCGGCGAGGTGCTCGTACACAGCTACCACGGCACCACATCCGTCGCTCCACGCGCGGTGATCGATGCCTCCGGCGGAACCACGGGCGCGGGCGGAAGTGTCGAAGTATCCGGACAGGCACTCGCGATTCATGGGTTCATCGATCTGCGCGGCGGTGACGGCGCATCGGCAGGCCAGCTCTTGATCGACCCGCTGGACCTCATCATCGGCGATACCGGATCGCAAGACGCCCTGCTCGCCGATCGACAAATCGACTTTGCCGAACCTGATACCACCAGCTTGACGACTGTCTCCGACGAAGCACTGGAAGCGATCACCGGATCGATCACGCTTCAGGCGACACGGGACCTGGTGGTTAACCAAACGGTTGACCTGACAAAGAACAACGACGTAACGCTCGAAGCGGGACGCCACCTGACACTCAATGCCCCGATCAATGGAGCACGCAATTTCACCGCACGATCTGACAGCGACGGCAATGCGGACGGCGACCTGACGATCAATGTCGCGCTGACATCCATCGGGCGGGCAGCTCTGTTTTCGGGGAACCGCATATTCCTCAACGGCGCGACGATTGCTACTGGGCGGACGCAGCAGTTCATCGGCGATGTGACACTCGGTGCGGATACCGTGCTCAGCGCGACGGGGACGCGATTTGAAAATCGGCTCGACTCCGACGTGACGCCTCGCTCCCTGACCGTCAACGCCAGCACTTACTTCGGCGGTCCGGTCGGCAACACGGCCCCGCTGTCGTCTCTATTGGTTCAGGGCGCAGCCAACTTCTACGGCGGCCGCGTCACCACACTGGGCGCCCAGACTTATCGTGAAGCAACGGTCGGTAATGACACGGTCCTCACCGGCACGACAATCCATTTTCGTGATGCGGTGAACGGCGACATCGGGGCTGAGGGCCTGCGTGTGGAGGGGAATGCCATCTTCGACGGCACGGTCGGCGAAACCCGGCTGCTCAAGAATGTTTTCGTCACCGGCACGACCGATCTCAACGGCGGACTTGTTCACACGGTTGACGATCAGGATTACATCGGTGCGGTGACGCTTGGCCGGGATAACTCCCTGATTAGCAACAGCGGCGATATCCGCTTCACTTCGACTATTGACGGTCCTTACTCGCTGGGCGTTTTTGCCCGACTGGGCAACATTCGGCTGGGTGATACGGTCGGGGGCGCGACGAAGCTCGCGTCACTCGAGCTGGCGGCCGGCCCGTTAATCACCATCGATGCCCCGCTCGTGCAGGCTGTGGGTGACATAATCATGAACCGCGACGGCAAAAGCGCGATTCCCACCGTCGCCACGATCGCTGCCCCCAGCGGTGACCTGCTCATCCATTCCGATGCGGGCGATTTTCTGGTCGGCCCCAATGAAAAAATCACCAACATCGGCGCGTTGACGATCGACCTGCCCGGCACGGGTGCCACTGCGACCATCGGCGACCTCAACAGCCTCGGCGATATGCGGATTAACGCTTCGAACATTCTCCTGCGCCTCCGCAATGCAAGCACACTGCTGAACTCCACAGGAGCTATGGATACCGATGCCGGCGTGGATATCGTCACGGGAGGTCGGTTGTTTTTCAGCAGCGTACCGTCCACAACAGGCGCGGGCGGCGTTCCGCGAATCGGTTCACCGGATGGTGCGGCGGGCGATATGTCTGGAACGCTCAGCGGAATCGGGGTGACGAAAATCGCGCCGCTGACGACGGATCGCTTTACCTACAACGGCACGGTGCTGGACCTGAGAGTAGTCCCGCTGTCTGATCCGCCGCCGGTTCCGCCGCCGACTCCAACGGGGGCGACATCGCGGCTCGCCGATTCGCTGCCGGGGAGTTCGGGGCCGATTCCGTTTGTAGATCGTGTACTGCGTGATGTTCTGCTTGGCCCTCCAGGTCGATATTCGTTGTCGCAGGAAGTAGCCCTGCCGACGCGAAGTCTCCGTGGCTTCGAGGTCGCGCAGGTACTCAGCGGACGCGAGCTGTATAACGATCTGGGTGCTCCGCGTGCGGACGAACCGGATGCCAACGCTGCTGGCCACGATGTTGCCATCCATCGCATTCGGCGGCAGACGGCTATGCGGCTCATCGCTGAATACAGCGAACTTTTTGCGTTGCGGGACGACGGCAGCGTCAACCCCGGTCTGGCATCACTCCGTGAAGCGTGGCAGGCGTTCCATCAACAACCCGACGGGCCTGCCGACACGAAAGCGTTTCGCGCTTTCATGACCAGAGAAACGCAATACCGCGACGCGCTGGCTTACTTCGAGCGAGTCAACGGCTTCTTCAACGACCTGAATCTCGTCGGCATCACGCCAGCGGAACGGAAGGCGGTAATCGCGCGGGTACGTGAAAAGATGCTCCCGCCGACACAGGTGGCAGCCCGACCTGAGACGGATACGGTGTTCCAGCGATAA
- a CDS encoding DUF5596 domain-containing protein yields MMKKITPTSKPGAAIAALGLSIESTAKAQAAWAADWSRSQRTYRAGRVPFLKPSAIRSLCQRVGMQPDAREAMAGAAAGIADDPTLERIAWHCHWMTFHSGRPQQIPSYSWPSMDECLGEPGRLLYAVVVLSGLPDLERANAKRGIPVRITRETLADVEVWMRDHLARHGVWGFTRQGWLMLHLAGRNLRLGRLQFEPTTFNQNIVVYRHRRTGRTVALVGHGARMDAQGQFVPADQRPGRGEWTATITRHNQIIRGFCITPRGQVQRQAINLRSREWKIVLKKGDPMLGVHIPAMGPMDFAECGKSFAAAMRCFPRWFPRHRFRGFCSASWLFDDQLGDYLPSQSNIVRFQREFYLTPLEGTSDFQTWERVFGSKPDNLDTAPRDTTLRRVILDHVKRKGCWRCGGMFLLREDLKWGRQVYRSDFDSQCDHGRHRTP; encoded by the coding sequence ATGATGAAAAAGATCACGCCAACCAGCAAGCCCGGTGCCGCCATCGCAGCACTGGGCTTGTCTATTGAAAGCACCGCCAAAGCGCAAGCTGCGTGGGCAGCGGATTGGTCGAGATCGCAGCGGACCTATCGGGCCGGGCGAGTTCCTTTTCTGAAGCCCTCTGCGATCCGCTCGCTCTGTCAGCGGGTTGGAATGCAGCCGGATGCACGCGAAGCGATGGCTGGGGCAGCAGCAGGAATCGCGGATGATCCCACCCTTGAACGCATTGCCTGGCATTGCCATTGGATGACTTTTCATTCCGGCAGGCCGCAACAGATTCCCTCGTATTCCTGGCCGTCAATGGATGAGTGTTTGGGTGAGCCGGGGCGGCTGCTCTACGCTGTCGTGGTGCTGTCCGGGTTGCCTGATCTGGAAAGAGCCAACGCCAAACGAGGCATACCGGTCCGCATCACGCGAGAAACATTAGCGGATGTGGAAGTGTGGATGCGCGACCATCTCGCGCGGCATGGAGTCTGGGGTTTTACCCGCCAAGGGTGGCTGATGCTTCACCTCGCCGGGCGGAATCTGCGCCTCGGTCGCTTGCAGTTTGAGCCGACGACTTTCAATCAGAACATCGTCGTTTACCGTCACCGGCGCACCGGTCGGACTGTCGCATTGGTCGGACACGGCGCGAGGATGGATGCCCAGGGGCAGTTCGTCCCTGCCGATCAGCGACCAGGGCGCGGCGAGTGGACCGCGACCATTACTCGTCACAATCAGATCATCCGTGGATTCTGCATTACACCAAGGGGACAGGTGCAGCGACAGGCGATCAACCTGCGCTCCCGTGAGTGGAAGATCGTGCTCAAAAAAGGTGACCCCATGCTCGGCGTACACATTCCAGCAATGGGTCCGATGGATTTTGCTGAATGCGGAAAGTCTTTCGCTGCTGCGATGAGATGCTTTCCCCGCTGGTTTCCGCGTCATCGTTTTCGCGGTTTCTGCTCTGCCTCTTGGCTCTTTGACGATCAACTGGGCGATTATCTGCCGTCACAGAGCAACATCGTGCGCTTTCAGCGGGAGTTTTATCTGACACCCCTTGAGGGTACGAGTGATTTTCAGACGTGGGAACGAGTGTTCGGCAGCAAGCCGGACAACCTCGACACCGCCCCGCGTGACACCACGTTACGTCGTGTGATTCTCGATCATGTCAAACGCAAGGGTTGCTGGCGGTGCGGCGGCATGTTCCTGCTGCGCGAAGATCTCAAGTGGGGTCGACAGGTGTATCGCTCTGACTTTGACAGCCAGTGCGATCATGGTCGGCACCGCACTCCATAG